Proteins encoded within one genomic window of Arcobacter sp. F2176:
- a CDS encoding ABC transporter substrate-binding protein has product MKINKLLLILLFFYSALFSKELEKVSLQLNWKYQFEFAGFITAYEKGYYKDIGLDVDIREFTKDTNIIDDVTNEKADFGIFDLSLFEYYNDKKPLMLLANYMKKSGLVFVSKQDIITPYDFKNKVIMASKNELEKSVLSELLKKFSIKKSDFKKIEPHHFSSEDFLNGKVDIITAYLSNELYEIKKSKIPYNIIDPSNYDLATFSLNLFSLKSTVDKNPEQIRKFIDATNKGWEYAFSHKKEIVNIIYYKYSKLKSKDALLFEADEIEKLIMPDIYDIGSIRSEFVGSILEKIESSNLSKNITNKDIVFKNNYYKKNDLFNTKNKEYLQNKKKINVCIDPNWMPLEKIQNGRYIGISKEYMDYFQSILHVPIILVPTNSWSDSLEKLKEKKCDILSLAMDTKEREKYINFTKPYISSNFVVVTKNDELFVPDVKKIIGKRKLAVVKNYGIVDILKEKYNYNNIVEVNSIEEGLHKVLSGEVFGYIDCLSVVGYKIQKEYTTELKIVGKFDEALDLSIGVQKDDLELLEIFNKVIENIPEDKKQEILNKWINIKFDKGIDYSLLWKVTIGFLIVILLISYRQKELINKNKKIQEQRNKLKESNNQFKRMQKELEHTLKSFEMLLSSTMDSIFVIEKNICIDTNENALKLLGYKEKKELIGKNILNFLESGSRREIIKNLYTKDEPFEINIKDKDNNIIPSLIKVKTTAFEGKAVYVISLIDLREIKEKEMLFFKQSKMAAMGEMIGNIAHQWRQPLSVISAVSTGLKLKLMVGKYEEESVISSLDNMNESAQYLSQTIDDFRNFYKSDKEKTRVTSNFIIDKNKNLIISTLKDNAITLFTNNKCEDLEINTYLNELIQASVNIFNNAKDALNLNNLNEEKFIFFDVFKEDKYLVLSIKDNAGGVPKDIIDKIFEPYFTTKHKSNGTGIGLYMTHQIIENHINGKIEVRNEEFEWENKKYKGANFLIYLPIL; this is encoded by the coding sequence ATGAAAATAAATAAATTACTATTAATATTATTATTCTTTTATTCTGCTCTTTTTTCTAAAGAATTAGAGAAAGTATCCCTTCAATTAAATTGGAAATATCAGTTTGAATTTGCAGGTTTTATAACAGCATATGAAAAAGGTTATTATAAAGATATCGGACTTGATGTAGATATAAGAGAATTTACAAAAGATACAAATATAATAGATGATGTGACAAATGAAAAAGCTGATTTTGGTATTTTTGATTTATCATTATTTGAATATTACAATGATAAAAAACCTCTAATGCTTTTAGCAAATTATATGAAAAAGTCTGGTTTAGTTTTTGTATCAAAACAAGATATTATTACTCCATATGATTTTAAAAATAAAGTTATAATGGCAAGTAAAAACGAATTAGAGAAATCTGTTTTATCAGAATTGCTAAAAAAATTCTCAATCAAAAAAAGTGATTTTAAAAAGATTGAGCCACATCATTTTTCATCAGAAGATTTTTTAAATGGCAAAGTAGATATTATAACTGCATATTTATCAAATGAACTATACGAAATCAAAAAGTCAAAAATACCATATAATATAATCGATCCTTCAAATTATGACTTAGCTACTTTTAGTCTTAATTTATTTTCACTAAAAAGTACAGTAGATAAGAACCCTGAACAAATAAGAAAATTTATTGATGCTACAAATAAAGGTTGGGAATATGCCTTTAGTCATAAAAAAGAGATTGTAAATATCATTTATTACAAATACTCAAAACTAAAATCAAAAGATGCCCTATTATTTGAAGCTGATGAAATTGAAAAACTAATCATGCCAGATATATATGACATAGGTAGTATTAGAAGTGAATTTGTTGGAAGCATACTTGAAAAAATAGAAAGTTCTAATTTAAGTAAAAATATTACGAATAAAGATATTGTATTTAAAAATAACTATTACAAAAAGAATGATCTTTTTAACACTAAAAATAAAGAATATTTACAAAATAAAAAGAAAATCAATGTTTGTATTGATCCTAATTGGATGCCTTTAGAAAAAATACAAAATGGTAGATATATTGGTATAAGTAAAGAGTATATGGATTATTTCCAAAGTATATTGCATGTACCAATTATTTTAGTACCCACAAATAGTTGGAGTGATAGTTTAGAAAAATTAAAAGAAAAAAAGTGTGATATTCTTTCCCTTGCCATGGATACGAAAGAGAGAGAAAAGTATATTAATTTTACAAAACCATATATCTCTTCAAATTTTGTTGTTGTCACAAAAAATGATGAGTTATTTGTTCCTGATGTAAAAAAAATCATAGGAAAAAGAAAATTAGCAGTAGTAAAAAATTATGGAATTGTTGATATTTTAAAAGAAAAATATAATTACAATAATATTGTTGAAGTAAATTCAATTGAAGAGGGATTGCATAAAGTACTCTCAGGTGAGGTTTTTGGATATATCGATTGTTTATCTGTTGTTGGATATAAAATTCAAAAAGAGTATACAACTGAACTAAAAATAGTAGGAAAATTTGATGAAGCTTTAGATTTAAGTATTGGGGTTCAAAAAGATGATTTGGAGTTATTGGAGATTTTTAATAAAGTTATAGAAAATATTCCTGAAGATAAAAAGCAAGAAATTCTAAATAAATGGATAAATATAAAGTTTGATAAGGGTATTGATTACTCTTTATTATGGAAAGTTACTATTGGATTTTTAATAGTAATACTTCTGATTAGTTATAGACAAAAAGAATTGATTAATAAAAATAAGAAAATTCAAGAACAAAGAAATAAATTAAAAGAGAGTAATAATCAATTTAAAAGAATGCAAAAAGAGTTAGAACATACTTTAAAAAGTTTTGAAATGCTTCTTAGTTCAACTATGGATTCTATTTTTGTGATTGAAAAGAATATTTGTATAGATACAAATGAAAATGCTTTAAAACTCTTAGGATATAAAGAAAAAAAAGAATTAATAGGAAAAAATATTTTAAACTTTCTTGAGAGTGGTTCAAGACGAGAGATTATAAAAAATTTATATACAAAAGATGAGCCCTTTGAAATAAATATAAAAGATAAAGATAATAATATAATTCCTTCTTTAATAAAAGTAAAAACAACTGCTTTTGAGGGGAAAGCTGTTTATGTTATAAGTCTAATTGATTTAAGGGAAATAAAAGAAAAAGAGATGTTATTTTTCAAACAATCAAAAATGGCAGCAATGGGAGAGATGATTGGAAATATTGCACATCAATGGAGACAGCCATTAAGCGTTATTAGTGCAGTATCTACAGGTCTAAAACTAAAACTTATGGTAGGCAAATATGAGGAAGAAAGTGTTATCTCTTCATTGGATAATATGAATGAATCAGCACAATATTTGTCTCAAACTATAGATGATTTTAGAAATTTTTATAAATCTGATAAAGAAAAGACTCGGGTTACATCAAATTTTATCATTGACAAAAATAAAAATCTGATAATTAGTACTTTAAAAGATAATGCAATTACACTTTTTACAAACAATAAATGTGAAGATTTAGAGATAAATACTTATCTTAATGAACTAATTCAAGCAAGTGTTAATATATTTAACAACGCAAAAGATGCTTTAAACTTAAATAATTTAAATGAAGAGAAATTTATATTTTTTGATGTTTTTAAAGAAGATAAATATTTAGTTTTATCAATAAAAGATAATGCAGGCGGAGTTCCAAAAGACATAATTGATAAAATTTTTGAACCATACTTTACAACAAAGCATAAAAGTAATGGTACAGGTATTGGTTTATACATGACTCATCAGATTATTGAAAATCATATTAATGGAAAAATTGAAGTTAGAAATGAAGAGTTTGAGTGGGAAAATAAAAAATATAAAGGTGCTAATTTCCTTATTTATTTGCCTATCCTTTAA
- a CDS encoding shikimate kinase: MNKNNIILIGFMGVGKGTIARALFKSSGRFSIDTDDLIESITKKKIKTIFKDEGESYFRDLEKQCALWLEKSITNTVISTGGGFYRQENIKNIGKVVYLKSSFEGILKRINDAPNAKQKLDKRPLLKNLDEAKKLYETRIKEYEKVSDVIVDVEARDMEDIIKELISKCE; the protein is encoded by the coding sequence ATGAATAAAAACAATATTATACTAATCGGTTTTATGGGTGTAGGTAAGGGTACCATTGCACGAGCTTTGTTTAAATCTAGTGGTAGATTTTCTATTGATACAGATGACTTAATAGAGAGTATCACAAAGAAGAAAATTAAAACAATTTTCAAAGATGAAGGTGAATCTTATTTTAGAGACTTGGAAAAACAATGTGCTTTGTGGTTAGAAAAATCAATTACAAACACCGTTATATCAACAGGTGGTGGATTTTATAGGCAAGAAAATATTAAAAATATTGGTAAAGTTGTTTATTTGAAATCCTCTTTTGAAGGTATCTTAAAAAGAATTAATGATGCTCCAAATGCCAAACAAAAACTAGATAAAAGACCACTTCTTAAAAATCTTGATGAAGCAAAAAAACTTTATGAAACAAGAATTAAAGAGTATGAAAAAGTATCTGATGTAATAGTTGATGTGGAAGCTAGAGATATGGAAGATATTATTAAAGAATTAATAAGCAAGTGTGAATGA
- the hisD gene encoding histidinol dehydrogenase translates to MKIINTTDSNFKEEFENIQARAKTDIKGVSAIVTNIIDEIVEKGNGAIKEHISKFDKWEVKEDSDLEISIDDMKKAYENIDEKLKKSLHIAYDRIKAYHEKQLPKSWIDFEKNGTILGQKVSAVDRAGLYIPGGKAAYPSSLLMNAIPAIVAGVEEIVVCTPTPNDEINELLLAACHICGIKKAFKVGGASAIAAMAYGTETIPKVDVITGPGNIFVATAKKLVFGEVNIDMIAGPSEIGILSDASANPRFLAIDLLSQAEHDEMASSIMITTCDKVAELTSIEVDRFLQELSRREIAKKSIDERGVIIIAKDMDEAIKYMNEIAPEHLEIMTNNAFELLPKIKHAGAIFLGKNTPEPIGDYIAGPNHTLPTGSTAKFYSPLNVENFLKKSSIISFSQEAIDELGEACALLADTEGLTAHAKSVRVRLEK, encoded by the coding sequence ATGAAAATAATAAATACTACAGATTCAAATTTTAAAGAAGAGTTTGAAAATATACAAGCAAGAGCAAAAACTGATATCAAAGGTGTTTCTGCAATAGTTACAAATATTATTGATGAGATTGTTGAAAAAGGAAATGGTGCAATAAAAGAGCATATTTCAAAATTTGACAAATGGGAAGTAAAAGAAGATAGTGATTTAGAAATATCAATTGATGATATGAAAAAAGCTTATGAGAATATTGATGAAAAATTAAAAAAATCACTTCATATAGCATATGATAGAATTAAAGCTTACCATGAAAAACAACTACCAAAATCTTGGATTGATTTTGAAAAAAATGGAACAATTTTAGGACAAAAAGTAAGTGCGGTTGATAGAGCAGGACTTTATATCCCTGGTGGAAAAGCTGCATACCCAAGTAGCTTACTTATGAATGCAATTCCAGCAATAGTTGCAGGTGTTGAAGAGATAGTTGTATGCACTCCAACTCCAAATGATGAGATTAATGAACTTCTTCTTGCAGCATGTCATATTTGTGGAATTAAAAAAGCATTTAAAGTAGGTGGTGCAAGTGCTATTGCTGCTATGGCTTATGGGACTGAGACTATTCCTAAAGTAGATGTTATAACAGGACCTGGAAATATATTTGTTGCAACTGCTAAAAAGTTAGTTTTTGGGGAAGTAAATATTGACATGATTGCAGGTCCAAGTGAGATTGGAATCTTAAGTGATGCAAGTGCAAACCCTAGATTTTTAGCTATTGATTTACTTTCTCAAGCAGAACATGATGAAATGGCAAGTTCTATTATGATAACAACTTGTGACAAAGTGGCAGAACTTACTTCAATAGAAGTTGATAGATTTTTACAAGAGTTAAGCAGACGTGAAATAGCTAAAAAATCTATTGATGAAAGAGGTGTTATAATCATTGCAAAAGATATGGATGAAGCTATAAAATATATGAATGAAATAGCACCAGAACATTTAGAAATAATGACTAACAATGCTTTTGAATTATTGCCAAAAATAAAACATGCAGGTGCTATTTTCTTAGGTAAAAATACTCCTGAGCCAATAGGTGATTATATAGCAGGACCAAATCATACACTTCCAACTGGAAGTACAGCTAAGTTTTATAGTCCATTAAATGTGGAAAACTTTTTGAAAAAATCTTCAATCATAAGTTTCTCACAAGAAGCGATTGATGAACTTGGCGAAGCTTGTGCATTATTGGCAGATACAGAAGGTCTAACAGCCCATGCAAAATCTGTAAGAGTGAGATTAGAAAAATAA
- a CDS encoding DUF2018 family protein, whose translation MDDILFGTPKSKFLDVVKHASSEIVSDELDKIFEKYAAMELLLSKDKGESYDVNEDINSFVLENLDEVSKVKDDLYIEFTGEIICRLDS comes from the coding sequence ATGGATGATATTTTATTTGGAACACCTAAATCAAAATTTTTAGATGTCGTCAAACACGCTTCAAGTGAAATTGTAAGTGATGAATTAGATAAAATATTTGAAAAATACGCAGCGATGGAATTACTTTTATCAAAAGATAAAGGTGAATCTTATGATGTAAATGAAGATATAAACTCTTTTGTTTTAGAAAATCTAGATGAAGTCTCTAAAGTAAAAGATGATTTATATATAGAGTTTACTGGTGAAATTATTTGTAGATTAGATTCATAA
- a CDS encoding polyprenyl synthetase family protein, which produces MEELKIVKEKILEFVKECEDEKSVELFGHLATGKMLRSKLILKIAGVNEESIKLCAIVEMIHAASLLHDDVIDEATTRRGSPSVNALYDAKTAIMFGDVLYSKAFTELSQMNRKVAYNISSAVTKLSIGEMMDIDLTKNFNTDYSLYLDMIYKKTASLIEASAASAAILANKDEEKYALYGKNLGLAFQMIDDILDITQDAQTLGKPAMFDFVEGKATIPYLLLHQRLDDKTKLESLFKKELNEVDALWIKQQMERTDSLNDAISQAKALGREAIMILEDENSEGLIKIMKEMIEREF; this is translated from the coding sequence GTGGAAGAATTAAAAATAGTAAAAGAAAAAATTTTAGAGTTTGTAAAAGAGTGTGAAGATGAAAAAAGTGTAGAACTTTTTGGACATTTGGCAACGGGAAAGATGCTAAGGTCAAAACTAATACTTAAAATTGCAGGAGTAAATGAAGAATCAATAAAACTATGTGCAATAGTAGAGATGATTCATGCCGCATCACTTTTACATGATGATGTTATAGATGAAGCAACTACTAGAAGAGGAAGTCCTTCTGTTAATGCTTTATATGATGCTAAAACTGCTATTATGTTTGGAGATGTTTTATACTCTAAAGCCTTTACTGAACTTTCACAAATGAATAGAAAAGTAGCATATAATATCTCAAGTGCCGTTACAAAACTAAGTATTGGTGAGATGATGGATATTGATTTAACTAAGAATTTTAATACCGATTATAGTTTGTACCTTGATATGATTTATAAAAAAACTGCTTCATTAATAGAAGCAAGTGCTGCAAGTGCTGCAATACTAGCAAATAAAGATGAAGAAAAATATGCACTATATGGAAAAAATCTTGGTCTTGCTTTTCAAATGATTGATGATATTTTAGATATTACGCAAGATGCACAAACTTTAGGAAAACCTGCAATGTTTGATTTTGTGGAAGGAAAGGCTACTATTCCATATTTGTTGTTACATCAAAGATTAGATGATAAAACAAAATTAGAATCGCTTTTCAAAAAAGAGTTAAACGAAGTTGATGCTCTTTGGATAAAACAACAAATGGAGCGAACAGATTCCTTAAATGATGCAATTTCTCAAGCAAAAGCTTTAGGAAGAGAGGCGATTATGATTTTAGAAGATGAAAATTCTGAAGGACTAATTAAAATAATGAAAGAAATGATAGAAAGAGAGTTTTAG
- the hemA gene encoding glutamyl-tRNA reductase — protein sequence MSYLSISFTHKNTDIQTREKIAFSNESSVETFLKNVKADDSIDEVVLLSTCNRVEIMTTSSNIKQSTNKIFDTLAKYSGLDFDNLIEIADIYDNTGAIHHLFSVASALDSLVIGETQIVGQLKDSFRLALSKGYCGKDISKAMNYAFKCAANVRNETSLGTGSVSVASTAVSKAKDIIKDTQGVKALVIGAGEMSELTMKHLNKAGFDIILISRDIKKAKMLVDTFDFEVDVQAYENLEKYLNEVPVMVTATSAPYPIIKEDMVKPCTFNRYWFDIALPRDIEEFESPNLQIYAVDDLQDIVNSNMILRAEQAKRAYMIVNQESEKFFKWLKSLEVEPVVKHLYKKADNVIEKKLENAIKKGFIKAEDEENIKKLCQTVLNEFLHEPTTQLKKISKDVECDIILGTVQSVFGLEGGSNSIKKCDHAIKFNY from the coding sequence ATGAGTTATTTAAGTATCTCTTTTACACACAAAAATACAGATATACAAACAAGAGAAAAGATTGCTTTTTCAAATGAAAGTTCAGTAGAAACTTTTTTAAAAAATGTAAAAGCAGATGACTCAATTGATGAGGTTGTACTATTATCTACATGTAATAGAGTAGAAATTATGACTACCTCTTCAAATATAAAACAATCTACAAATAAGATTTTTGATACTTTAGCAAAATATTCTGGTTTAGATTTTGATAATTTAATAGAAATAGCAGATATATATGATAATACAGGTGCTATTCATCATCTTTTTTCTGTGGCATCTGCTTTGGATTCACTTGTAATTGGTGAAACACAAATTGTAGGACAATTAAAAGACTCTTTTAGATTAGCTTTATCTAAAGGGTATTGTGGAAAAGATATATCAAAAGCTATGAATTATGCTTTTAAATGTGCTGCTAATGTTAGAAATGAAACAAGCTTAGGTACAGGTTCTGTATCGGTGGCTTCTACTGCTGTTTCAAAAGCAAAAGATATTATTAAAGACACACAAGGTGTGAAAGCTTTAGTTATTGGTGCAGGTGAGATGAGTGAGCTTACTATGAAACATTTAAATAAAGCTGGATTTGATATTATTTTAATTAGTAGAGATATTAAAAAAGCTAAGATGTTAGTGGATACTTTTGATTTTGAAGTTGATGTTCAAGCTTATGAAAATCTAGAAAAATACTTAAATGAAGTTCCTGTTATGGTTACAGCAACTTCAGCTCCATATCCAATCATAAAAGAAGATATGGTAAAACCATGTACTTTCAATAGATATTGGTTTGATATAGCATTGCCTAGAGATATAGAAGAGTTTGAAAGTCCAAATTTACAAATTTATGCGGTAGATGATTTACAAGATATTGTAAATTCTAATATGATACTTCGAGCAGAACAAGCAAAAAGAGCATATATGATTGTAAATCAAGAATCTGAGAAATTCTTCAAATGGCTAAAATCACTAGAAGTAGAACCAGTGGTAAAACATCTATATAAAAAAGCTGACAATGTAATTGAAAAGAAATTAGAAAATGCTATAAAAAAAGGATTTATAAAAGCTGAAGATGAAGAAAATATAAAAAAACTTTGTCAAACAGTTTTAAATGAGTTTTTACATGAACCAACAACACAATTAAAAAAGATATCAAAAGATGTGGAATGTGATATTATTTTGGGAACAGTACAATCTGTTTTTGGGTTAGAAGGTGGTTCAAACTCTATTAAAAAATGTGACCACGCAATAAAATTTAATTATTAG
- a CDS encoding proline--tRNA ligase: MKFSQMFMPTTKETPNDATLASHQYLIRGGFITQTGSGLYNFLPLGKIVLDKIRAVVKEEMDNTGANELLMSFVTPLELWEQSGRASVMGPELLKFKDRKGAGFVLSPTNEETVVDIVKNRITSYKDLPVNLYHINTKFRDEARPRFGLMRGREFLMKDAYSFHATHEDLVREFHVMEDAYKKIYERLGLEFRVVAADSGAIGGSGSKEFMVLANSGEDTIVVCEDCEYGANIEAAVRAKKEIKDWYDVSSENVKMEKVLTEGMKTIEDVSNFLSSPKAQSIKAVIKKAIYKDKEEVVVFFVRGNDELEETKAANAVDALELIEANEEDILSARLVAGFCGPFNLPENLTYVIDSELKDEVGLVCGANEVDYHFTGTDLTTLKDAKYFDLIVVQEGDVCSCCGGKLIHTKGIEAGHIFQLGTKYSSAMDATFLDNNGKAQPFVMGCYGIGVSRLVAAVIEQNHDDKGCIWTKETAPFMVDVIVSNAKKEEELDAGKKIYNDLKIAGISTILDDRLNARFGFKMSDFELIGFPYAVVVGKKLPEGIVEIVNRKTLEKEEVSLDEVVNKLKKLI, encoded by the coding sequence ATGAAATTTTCTCAAATGTTTATGCCAACTACAAAAGAGACACCAAATGATGCAACTTTGGCATCTCACCAATATTTAATAAGAGGTGGTTTTATAACTCAAACAGGTTCTGGTTTATATAATTTTTTACCCCTTGGAAAAATCGTACTAGATAAAATAAGAGCTGTTGTAAAAGAAGAGATGGATAATACAGGTGCAAATGAACTTTTGATGAGTTTTGTTACACCCTTAGAACTTTGGGAACAATCAGGTCGAGCAAGTGTTATGGGACCTGAATTACTAAAATTTAAAGACAGAAAAGGTGCAGGATTTGTACTAAGTCCAACAAATGAAGAGACTGTAGTTGATATTGTAAAAAATAGAATTACATCATATAAAGATTTACCAGTAAATTTATATCACATAAATACAAAATTTAGAGATGAAGCAAGACCTAGATTTGGACTTATGAGAGGTAGAGAATTTTTGATGAAAGATGCTTACTCTTTCCATGCTACACATGAAGATTTAGTAAGAGAATTTCATGTAATGGAAGATGCATACAAAAAGATTTATGAAAGACTAGGTTTAGAGTTTAGAGTTGTTGCTGCTGATAGTGGTGCTATTGGTGGAAGTGGTTCTAAAGAGTTTATGGTATTAGCAAACTCGGGAGAAGATACTATTGTTGTATGTGAAGATTGTGAATATGGGGCAAATATTGAAGCTGCTGTTAGAGCAAAAAAAGAGATTAAAGATTGGTATGATGTAAGTTCTGAAAATGTAAAAATGGAAAAAGTACTAACAGAAGGTATGAAAACAATCGAAGATGTTTCTAATTTCTTAAGTTCACCAAAAGCCCAATCAATAAAAGCAGTTATCAAAAAAGCAATTTATAAAGATAAAGAAGAAGTGGTAGTTTTCTTTGTAAGAGGAAATGATGAACTTGAAGAGACAAAAGCAGCAAATGCAGTTGATGCTTTAGAGTTAATTGAAGCAAATGAAGAAGATATTTTAAGTGCAAGATTAGTTGCAGGATTTTGCGGACCATTTAATTTACCTGAAAATTTAACTTATGTAATTGATAGTGAATTAAAAGATGAAGTTGGGTTAGTTTGTGGTGCTAATGAAGTTGATTATCACTTTACAGGAACTGATTTAACAACTTTAAAAGATGCAAAATATTTTGATTTGATTGTTGTTCAAGAGGGAGATGTTTGTTCTTGTTGTGGTGGAAAACTAATTCACACAAAAGGAATAGAAGCTGGGCATATTTTCCAACTTGGAACAAAATATTCAAGTGCTATGGATGCTACATTTTTAGATAACAATGGAAAAGCACAACCTTTTGTAATGGGTTGTTATGGAATTGGAGTTTCAAGATTAGTAGCAGCTGTAATTGAACAAAATCATGATGATAAAGGGTGTATTTGGACAAAAGAGACTGCACCTTTTATGGTTGATGTTATTGTTTCAAATGCAAAAAAAGAAGAAGAATTAGATGCTGGGAAGAAGATTTACAATGACCTTAAAATAGCAGGTATCTCTACAATCTTAGATGATAGATTAAATGCTAGATTTGGATTTAAAATGAGTGATTTTGAACTTATTGGTTTTCCTTATGCTGTAGTTGTTGGTAAAAAACTACCAGAAGGTATAGTTGAAATTGTAAATAGAAAAACTTTAGAAAAAGAAGAAGTATCGTTAGACGAAGTTGTAAACAAATTAAAAAAACTAATATAA
- a CDS encoding mechanosensitive ion channel family protein, with protein sequence MGNSIQTVSDMIGVYSLNIAMAILIFVIGKWLAKKITEVVAKILRRNPKLDATLINFFDDIIYYVLLVVVVLTALEQIGVESTSFLAIIGAAGLAVGLALKDSLSNFASGVMIIFFKPFKIGDYVTAGGVSGTITEVHLFNTEFTTPDNQRVLVPNGAITAGSITNVNAHPKRRVDLVIGVGYGDNLKIVKDIITKIIESNEKVLKDEAITVAVSELGDSSVNFVVRVWVSTPDFWAVKWALIEEIKNTFDKEGISIPFPQRDVHIINEKN encoded by the coding sequence ATGGGAAATAGTATTCAAACAGTTTCGGATATGATTGGAGTATACTCATTAAATATTGCTATGGCAATTTTAATATTTGTAATTGGTAAATGGTTAGCAAAAAAAATAACAGAAGTTGTTGCAAAGATATTAAGAAGAAATCCAAAACTTGATGCGACATTAATAAACTTTTTTGATGATATTATTTATTATGTATTGCTTGTAGTTGTTGTATTAACAGCATTAGAACAAATTGGAGTTGAGTCAACATCATTTTTAGCTATTATTGGAGCAGCAGGTCTTGCTGTTGGTTTAGCACTTAAAGATTCATTATCAAATTTTGCTTCTGGTGTTATGATTATATTTTTCAAACCTTTTAAAATAGGTGATTATGTAACTGCTGGTGGAGTAAGTGGAACTATTACCGAAGTTCATCTGTTTAATACAGAGTTTACAACACCTGATAATCAAAGAGTTTTAGTGCCAAATGGTGCAATTACTGCAGGAAGCATAACAAATGTAAATGCTCATCCTAAAAGAAGAGTTGATTTAGTTATTGGTGTTGGTTATGGAGATAACTTAAAAATAGTAAAAGATATTATTACAAAAATAATTGAATCAAATGAAAAAGTTCTAAAAGATGAAGCAATCACAGTTGCTGTTTCAGAATTAGGTGATTCATCAGTAAATTTTGTAGTTAGAGTTTGGGTTAGTACACCTGATTTCTGGGCTGTAAAATGGGCTTTAATTGAAGAGATTAAAAATACATTTGATAAAGAAGGAATTTCTATTCCTTTCCCTCAAAGAGATGTGCATATTATCAACGAAAAAAACTAG